A genomic stretch from Lathyrus oleraceus cultivar Zhongwan6 chromosome 2, CAAS_Psat_ZW6_1.0, whole genome shotgun sequence includes:
- the LOC127120762 gene encoding F-box/kelch-repeat protein At3g06240-like produces the protein MEKSPAASDAIEGIKVRSNVHIPDDLAFSILSKLPLKSLKRFECVSKSWSLLFENPRFMNMLRNHFTSNKRSDYGDTFLFLSAADSPLTYVAFYLLSNEKFENRIKFDLPPPCQEDDTFLYILSSVCINGFFCMGQDTRRGLVNTFRAVLWNPATSDFMVIPSSPDEHVPPYRSPYFDFQGFGYDHMRDDYKLIRYISFFPVTDEDEDMPLEDKSYEPLLEIYSLRSNSWRILEIDMLDIRDFTYAQPRIGVYLDGVCHWLGTRDLYQIEGCLVSFDMSNEVLFMTPILDIDESCDLIFIKRHLVVLNESIALISNCLKATTFHISILAELGVKESWIKLFIVGPIPSIEYPIGVGKKGDICFKQENNELVWLDLSTLVTTKIGVKGVIYGCQIGIYKENLLSTGGFNS, from the coding sequence ATGGAGAAATCTCCAGCGGCGAGCGATGCGATTGAAGGGATAAAGGTAAGAAGCAATGTTCATATTCCTGATGATCTCGCCTTTTCCATTCTATCAAAATTACCTCTTAAATCCTTGAAGCGTTTTGAATGTGTAAGCAAATCATGGTCGCTCTTGTTTGAAAACCCTCGTTTTATGAACATGCTACGCAATCATTTTACATCTAATAAGCGTTCTGATTATGGTGATACATTTCTCTTCCTAAGTGCGGCTGATTCGCCTCTTACATATGTTGCGTTCTATTTGCTCTCCAATGAGAAGTTTGAGAATAGAATCAAATTTGATTTGCCACCTCCATGTCAAGAGGATGACACTTTCCTTTATATTTTAAGTTCGGTTTGTATTAATGGTTTTTTCTGCATGGGGCAAGATACTCGTAGAGGACTGGTAAATACCTTCCGAGCTGTATTATGGAATCCGGCTACCTCGGATTTTATGGTTATTCCTTCTAGTCCCGATGAGCATGTACCACCATATCGGAGTCCATATTTTGATTTTCAGGGATTTGGTTATGATCACATGAGAGATGACTATAAATTGATTCGATATATATCATTTTTTCCTGTAACCGACGAAGATGAAGATATGCCATTGGAAGATAAATCGTATGAACCCTTGTTGGAGATATATAGTCTTAGAAGTAACTCTTGGAGGATACTCGAGATCGATATGCTTGATATTCGTGATTTTACTTATGCTCAACCGCGGATCGGAGTCTACTTGGATGGAGTTTGTCATTGGTTGGGTACTAGAGATTTATATCAGATTGAAGGTTGCTTGGTGTCATTTGACATGAGCAACGAGGTGTTGTTTATGACACCTATACTAGACATAGATGAAAGCTGTGATTTGATATTTATAAAGAGACACCTAGTGGTGTTAAATGAGTCTATTGCTTTGATCTCAAATTGCTTAAAAGCTACTACTTTTCATATTTCAATTTTGGCTGAACTCGGTGTGAAGGAATCATGGATCAAATTATTTATTGTTGGGCCCATACCTTCCATTGAGTACCCCATTGGAGTAGGGAAGAAGGGTGACATTTGCTTCAAACAAGAAAACAATGAACTAGTCTGGCTTGATTTAAGCACCTTGGTAACTACAAAGATTGGTGTCAAGGGAGTGATATATGGTTGTCAGATAGGAATTTATAAGGAAAACCTTCTTTCAACGGGAGGATTTAATAGTTAG